In Microbacterium laevaniformans, a single window of DNA contains:
- a CDS encoding GAF domain-containing protein produces the protein MPSPWSSRREVSPETSRLLIERAHEELVGGNVGDPRLGQIRPLVQDSWRRSLAHLVGAEGLPPLDLGDDELEAYRRAHPLSAAMDMIRALLLPGGESDSGVVVAVGDAVGRLLWVEGDRRVRSLTGDMGFVAGANWSEEAVGTSAPGTALAVGRSVQIHGAEHYNRLVQPWSCTAALVYDPETRQVLGVIDVTGDSDAATPQAQLLVDATARAVESELLVGRLRARAQPPAPRRTQRPAVAAATATTMLRVLGRDRALLDVAGPDSATVTELSARHAEILLMLAVHREGLSAERLGQLVYGEDAAEGTLRPELVRLRKVLERVAPHLVPASRPYRLTAELHTDAHQVVALLGRGAHRVALAAYRGRVLPDSVAPGVEEFRDSVRLALRDALLTEASVDVLLAYADTDDGADDAEVLRLALEMLPARSPRRAGLVARIEKLEA, from the coding sequence GTGCCCTCGCCGTGGTCATCGCGCCGCGAGGTCTCGCCAGAGACGTCGCGTCTGCTGATCGAGCGCGCGCACGAAGAGCTGGTCGGGGGCAACGTCGGCGATCCGCGGCTCGGTCAGATCCGCCCGCTCGTGCAGGACTCCTGGCGCCGCTCGCTCGCGCACCTCGTGGGTGCCGAGGGGCTTCCGCCGCTCGACCTCGGCGACGATGAGCTCGAGGCGTATCGGCGGGCGCATCCTCTTTCGGCGGCGATGGACATGATCCGCGCCCTGCTGCTGCCGGGTGGGGAGAGCGATTCGGGAGTCGTGGTCGCCGTGGGGGATGCCGTCGGACGCCTGTTATGGGTGGAGGGCGACCGCCGGGTGCGCAGCCTCACGGGAGACATGGGCTTCGTCGCGGGCGCGAACTGGTCGGAGGAGGCGGTGGGCACCTCGGCGCCCGGCACCGCGCTGGCCGTCGGACGCTCCGTGCAGATCCACGGTGCCGAGCACTACAACCGGCTCGTGCAGCCCTGGTCGTGCACGGCGGCGCTGGTCTACGACCCCGAGACGCGCCAGGTACTCGGCGTCATCGATGTCACGGGCGACAGCGATGCCGCCACACCGCAGGCGCAGCTGCTCGTCGACGCGACGGCGCGCGCCGTCGAATCCGAGCTGCTCGTCGGCAGGCTCCGCGCCCGCGCCCAACCTCCCGCGCCGCGGCGGACGCAGCGGCCCGCGGTGGCAGCGGCGACCGCGACGACGATGCTGCGCGTGCTCGGCCGCGACCGTGCGCTCCTCGACGTCGCCGGACCCGACAGCGCCACGGTGACCGAGTTGTCGGCCCGGCACGCCGAGATCCTCCTCATGCTCGCCGTGCATCGCGAGGGGCTGTCGGCCGAGCGGCTCGGACAGCTCGTCTACGGCGAGGATGCCGCGGAGGGAACGCTGAGGCCGGAACTCGTCCGCCTCCGCAAAGTGCTGGAGCGGGTCGCGCCGCACCTGGTCCCGGCATCCCGGCCCTACCGCCTCACCGCAGAGCTGCACACCGACGCCCACCAGGTGGTCGCGTTGCTCGGACGCGGCGCCCACCGGGTGGCGCTCGCCGCCTACCGCGGACGGGTGCTTCCCGACTCGGTCGCGCCGGGGGTGGAGGAGTTCCGCGACTCGGTGCGGCTCGCCCTGCGCGACGCACTGCTCACGGAGGCATCGGTCGACGTGCTGCTCGCCTACGCCGACACCGATGACGGAGCCGACGACGCCGAGGTCCTGCGTCTGGCCCTCGAGATGCTGCCGGCCCGCTCTCCCCGCCGCGCCGGTCTCGTCGCGCGGATCGAGAAGCTCGAGGCATGA
- a CDS encoding DUF779 domain-containing protein: protein MTATLSRVAVTDAAASLLRQLTAQHGKLMFHQSGGCCDGSAPMCYPVGMFLTGPSDVKLGDLDVGLDDPIEVFISASQFEYWKYTHLTIDVVPGRGAGFSVEGPTGMRFLIRSRMLDDAELDHFGLR, encoded by the coding sequence ATGACGGCCACACTCAGCAGGGTCGCGGTGACGGATGCCGCGGCATCCCTCCTGCGTCAGCTCACGGCGCAGCACGGCAAGCTCATGTTCCACCAGTCCGGCGGATGCTGCGACGGCAGCGCACCCATGTGCTACCCCGTCGGGATGTTCCTCACCGGGCCGTCGGACGTGAAACTCGGCGACCTCGACGTGGGGCTGGACGACCCCATCGAGGTCTTCATCTCCGCATCGCAGTTCGAGTACTGGAAGTACACGCACCTCACGATCGACGTCGTTCCGGGCCGCGGCGCGGGCTTCAGCGTCGAGGGGCCGACCGGCATGCGCTTCCTCATCCGCTCGCGGATGCTGGACGACGCCGAACTCGACCACTTCGGCCTGCGCTGA
- the exaC gene encoding acetaldehyde dehydrogenase ExaC produces the protein MTIVEEGVSSVYAAPGQRGAIAEYRPRYGHYIGGEFVEPIKGQYFENITPVTGKPFTEVGRGTAEDIDRAVDVAWKAFESWKKTTPADRANILNKIADRIEANLEKIAVAETWENGKPVRETLAADIPLAIDHFRYFAGVLRAQEGTLSQIDEDTVAYHFHEPLGVVGQIIPWNFPLLMATWKLAPALAAGNCVVLKPAEQTPASILFLFDIIGDLLPAGVVNIVNGFGIEAGAPLAQHKRIRKVAFTGETTTGRLIMQYASQNLIPVTLELGGKSANIFFEDVARQKDAYYDKALEGFTFFALNQGEVCTCPSRALIQRSIYDQFLGDGLERVGKIIQGNPLDPATMIGAQASNDQLEKILSYIEIGKAEGAKLLAGGERVDLGGELSGGYYVAPTVFEGQNSMRIFQEEIFGPVVSVTSFAGFDDAIHTANDTLYGLGAGVWSRSADTMYRAGRRIEAGRVWTNTYHQYPAHAAFGGYKQSGIGRENHLKMLDHYQQTKNLLVSYAEGPMGFF, from the coding sequence ATGACCATCGTCGAAGAGGGCGTCTCGAGCGTCTACGCCGCTCCGGGCCAGCGCGGGGCGATCGCCGAGTACCGTCCGCGGTACGGGCACTACATCGGCGGCGAGTTCGTCGAACCGATCAAGGGCCAGTACTTCGAGAACATCACCCCCGTCACGGGCAAGCCGTTCACGGAGGTCGGCCGCGGTACCGCGGAAGACATCGACCGCGCCGTCGACGTCGCCTGGAAGGCGTTCGAGTCGTGGAAGAAGACCACCCCGGCCGACCGCGCGAACATCCTCAACAAGATCGCCGACCGCATCGAGGCGAACCTCGAGAAGATCGCCGTCGCCGAGACGTGGGAGAACGGCAAGCCGGTCCGTGAGACGCTCGCCGCCGACATCCCGCTGGCGATCGACCACTTCCGCTACTTCGCCGGCGTGCTGCGCGCCCAGGAGGGCACGCTCAGCCAGATCGACGAAGACACCGTCGCATATCACTTCCACGAACCGCTGGGTGTCGTCGGCCAGATCATCCCGTGGAACTTCCCGCTGCTGATGGCCACCTGGAAGCTCGCGCCCGCGCTCGCCGCCGGCAACTGCGTCGTGCTGAAGCCGGCTGAGCAGACCCCGGCATCCATCCTGTTCCTCTTCGACATCATCGGCGACCTGCTGCCGGCCGGTGTCGTGAACATCGTCAACGGGTTCGGTATCGAGGCGGGCGCGCCGCTCGCCCAGCACAAGCGCATCCGCAAGGTCGCGTTCACGGGAGAGACCACGACCGGTCGGCTGATCATGCAGTACGCGTCGCAGAACCTCATCCCGGTGACGCTGGAGCTCGGCGGCAAGAGCGCGAACATCTTCTTCGAGGACGTCGCCCGTCAGAAGGACGCCTACTACGACAAGGCGCTGGAGGGCTTCACGTTCTTCGCGCTGAACCAGGGCGAGGTCTGCACCTGCCCGTCGCGGGCGCTCATCCAGCGCTCGATCTACGACCAGTTCCTCGGCGACGGCCTCGAGCGCGTCGGCAAGATCATCCAGGGAAACCCCCTCGACCCCGCCACCATGATCGGTGCGCAGGCCTCGAACGACCAGCTCGAGAAGATCCTCAGCTACATCGAGATCGGCAAGGCCGAGGGCGCGAAGCTGCTCGCCGGCGGGGAGCGGGTGGACCTCGGCGGCGAGCTCAGCGGTGGCTACTACGTGGCACCGACGGTGTTCGAGGGACAGAACTCGATGCGCATCTTCCAGGAGGAGATCTTCGGTCCCGTCGTCTCGGTGACCAGCTTCGCCGGCTTCGACGACGCCATCCACACCGCCAACGACACCCTCTACGGCCTGGGTGCGGGCGTGTGGAGCCGGTCGGCCGACACGATGTACCGCGCCGGTCGCCGCATCGAGGCCGGTCGCGTGTGGACGAACACCTATCACCAGTACCCGGCGCACGCCGCGTTCGGCGGGTACAAGCAGTCGGGCATCGGCCGCGAGAACCACCTCAAGATGCTCGATCACTACCAGCAGACCAAGAACCTGCTCGTGTCCTACGCCGAAGGGCCGATGGGCTTCTTCTGA
- a CDS encoding CCA tRNA nucleotidyltransferase produces MLNMAEGLDRLGSLATSPIMATLGAAFAQAGFELAIVGGPVRDALLGRPTHDLDLTTNARPDDILRIVKPLATATWDIGRAFGTIGAKMPGPAGTSEQVEITTYRADSYDGLTRKPTVAFGDRLEDDLARRDFTVGAMALRLPVPALVDPTGGVEDLIAGVLRTPGDPDVSFGDDPLRMLRAARFASQLEFDVAPATLEAMERLRATIAIVSPERVQAELVKLLATDDPVRGIRILVETGLMGEILPEVPALRLEVDEHHHHKDVYEHSLTVLRQAIELEHARHPGAAPDTTLRLAALLHDIGKPATRKLEPGGGVSFHHHDVKGARLARKRLQALRFDGDTIAAVTQLIEQHLRFFGYAEGAWTDSAVRRYVRDAGDQLERLHILTRADVTTRNAKKATRLRRAYDDIEWRIDELASQEELAAIRPELDGNRIQEILGIPPGREVGEAYRFLLEVRLDEGPIGADAAEQRLRAWWDAR; encoded by the coding sequence ATGCTCAACATGGCCGAAGGCCTCGACCGGCTCGGGTCGCTCGCGACCTCGCCGATCATGGCGACCCTCGGCGCCGCGTTCGCCCAGGCCGGGTTCGAACTGGCAATCGTCGGCGGTCCGGTGCGCGACGCGCTGCTGGGTCGCCCGACCCACGACCTCGACCTCACCACCAATGCCCGCCCCGACGACATCCTGCGGATCGTCAAGCCGCTCGCGACCGCGACGTGGGACATCGGTCGGGCGTTCGGCACGATCGGCGCAAAGATGCCGGGCCCGGCCGGCACCTCCGAGCAGGTCGAGATCACCACCTACCGCGCCGACAGCTACGACGGGCTCACACGCAAGCCCACCGTCGCGTTCGGCGACCGCCTGGAGGACGACCTCGCCCGCCGCGACTTCACGGTCGGCGCGATGGCACTGCGGCTGCCCGTGCCCGCCCTCGTCGACCCGACCGGCGGCGTCGAGGATCTCATCGCGGGCGTCCTGCGCACCCCGGGCGACCCCGACGTCAGCTTCGGCGACGATCCCCTCCGCATGCTGCGCGCCGCCCGGTTCGCCAGTCAGCTCGAGTTCGATGTCGCGCCGGCGACCCTCGAGGCCATGGAGCGCCTGCGCGCGACGATCGCGATCGTGAGCCCCGAGCGGGTGCAGGCCGAGCTCGTGAAGCTCCTCGCCACCGACGATCCGGTGCGCGGCATCCGCATCCTCGTCGAGACGGGGCTGATGGGCGAGATCCTCCCCGAGGTGCCCGCACTGCGCCTCGAAGTCGACGAGCACCATCACCACAAGGACGTCTACGAGCACTCGCTCACGGTCCTGCGCCAGGCCATCGAGCTGGAGCACGCCCGGCATCCGGGGGCGGCGCCCGATACGACGCTGCGCCTGGCCGCGCTGCTGCACGACATCGGCAAGCCCGCGACGCGCAAGCTCGAGCCGGGCGGCGGTGTCAGCTTCCACCACCACGACGTCAAGGGTGCGCGCCTGGCGCGCAAGCGCCTGCAGGCGCTGCGCTTCGACGGCGATACGATCGCCGCGGTCACGCAGCTCATCGAGCAGCACCTGCGCTTCTTCGGGTACGCCGAGGGCGCCTGGACCGACTCGGCGGTGCGGCGCTACGTGCGGGATGCCGGTGATCAGCTCGAGCGGCTCCACATCCTCACCCGCGCCGACGTGACCACCCGCAACGCGAAGAAGGCCACGCGGCTGCGCCGCGCGTACGACGACATCGAGTGGCGCATCGACGAGCTCGCCTCGCAGGAGGAGCTCGCCGCCATCCGTCCCGAGCTCGACGGCAACCGGATCCAGGAGATCCTCGGCATCCCGCCCGGCCGCGAGGTCGGCGAGGCGTACCGCTTCCTGCTGGAGGTGCGCCTGGACGAGGGCCCGATCGGCGCGGACGCCGCCGAGCAGCGCCTGCGTGCCTGGTGGGACGCCCGCTGA
- a CDS encoding DUF7059 domain-containing protein — MEPTLNPDPALIAALRSDLSAAGYRADAVRSVWGPVADTAVGHGLHGPALAALAPRTDALATLARLLFLGVRTDRDAVARALPTLGAHGLVNLGFARIDGDAVVPSVLVRPQDAAGASHDTVRWWIASDLDEAALGGALPTGHVLGVGGASLTLAGLQLTTPARRVLDVGTGCGIQALRAHLALSDPSAPHTGAPTDAEAPIVATDVSGRALLFTRINALLNDAEGIETRLGSLFEPVAGEQFDRVVSNPPFVITPRVAGVPEYEYRDAGYAGDDLVAAFVSGVGAVLAPGGTAQLLGKWEYRAGQDGLQRVREWVAASPVPLEAWVIERERLDPLAYAELWVRDGGTAPGTAGYGALVDAWLADFAAREVDAVGFGYLLLRRPASAIPALARYERITHPLPEDGALGAHLGAALAAFDALEEFDDAALAAARTIVADDVTEARHHLPGAEAPSVIELRQGGGLGRTLEVDPALAALVGASDGELTVGQLSDAIAELLEVDAAALRADLLPRVRELVFIGMLRLA, encoded by the coding sequence GTGGAGCCCACCCTGAACCCCGACCCCGCCCTCATCGCCGCGCTGCGCAGCGACCTGAGCGCTGCCGGCTACCGCGCCGACGCCGTGCGCTCGGTCTGGGGCCCGGTCGCCGACACCGCCGTCGGCCACGGCCTGCACGGACCCGCCCTGGCGGCCCTGGCCCCGCGCACCGATGCGCTCGCCACTCTCGCGCGCCTGCTGTTCCTCGGGGTAAGGACCGACCGTGACGCCGTCGCACGCGCGCTGCCGACGCTCGGGGCGCACGGGCTGGTCAACCTCGGCTTCGCGCGCATCGACGGGGATGCCGTGGTGCCGTCGGTGCTCGTGCGTCCTCAGGACGCGGCGGGTGCGTCGCACGACACGGTCCGCTGGTGGATCGCGAGCGACCTCGACGAGGCCGCACTGGGCGGAGCGCTGCCCACGGGCCACGTCCTGGGTGTGGGGGGCGCCTCCCTCACCCTTGCCGGTCTGCAGCTGACGACGCCGGCCCGCCGGGTCCTCGACGTCGGCACGGGCTGCGGCATCCAGGCCCTGCGCGCCCACCTCGCCCTGTCGGACCCGTCCGCCCCGCACACCGGGGCGCCGACGGATGCCGAGGCGCCGATCGTCGCCACGGACGTCTCCGGCCGTGCGCTCCTGTTCACCCGCATCAACGCGCTCCTCAACGACGCGGAGGGTATCGAGACCCGCCTCGGCAGTCTCTTCGAACCCGTCGCGGGTGAGCAGTTCGACCGCGTCGTGTCGAACCCGCCGTTCGTCATCACGCCGCGCGTCGCGGGCGTGCCGGAGTACGAGTACCGCGACGCCGGATACGCCGGCGACGACCTCGTCGCGGCGTTCGTGTCGGGGGTCGGCGCGGTGCTCGCACCCGGCGGCACCGCGCAGCTGCTGGGCAAGTGGGAGTACCGCGCGGGCCAGGATGGGCTGCAGCGCGTGCGCGAGTGGGTCGCCGCCTCACCGGTGCCGCTGGAGGCCTGGGTGATCGAGCGGGAGCGCCTCGACCCTCTCGCCTACGCCGAACTCTGGGTACGCGACGGCGGCACCGCGCCGGGGACGGCGGGCTACGGCGCGCTCGTCGACGCGTGGCTCGCCGACTTCGCCGCCCGCGAGGTCGATGCGGTCGGGTTCGGCTACCTGCTGCTGCGGCGCCCGGCATCCGCGATTCCCGCGCTGGCCCGCTACGAGCGCATCACGCACCCGTTGCCCGAGGACGGCGCCCTCGGTGCGCACCTGGGCGCCGCGCTCGCCGCCTTCGATGCTCTCGAGGAGTTCGACGACGCGGCCCTCGCCGCCGCCCGCACGATCGTCGCCGACGACGTCACCGAGGCGCGTCATCATCTGCCCGGCGCCGAAGCCCCGAGCGTCATCGAACTGCGCCAGGGCGGCGGTCTCGGGCGCACCCTCGAGGTCGACCCCGCCCTCGCCGCTCTCGTCGGGGCCTCCGACGGTGAGCTCACCGTCGGCCAGCTCTCCGATGCGATCGCGGAGCTGCTCGAAGTGGATGCCGCGGCCCTGCGCGCCGATCTGCTGCCGCGGGTGCGCGAGCTCGTCTTCATCGGGATGCTGCGGCTGGCGTGA
- a CDS encoding response regulator transcription factor produces MIRLLIADDQALVRGALSALLGLEPDIEVVAEVGRGDEVVDAAVRSAADVALLDIEMPGMDGIAAASALRSALPTCRTLIVTTFGRPGYLTRAMRAGASGFVVKDTPAAQLADAVRRVAQGLRVVDPALAADSLAQGESPLTARETDVLAVARTGGSIADIAQMLHLSEGTVRNHLSMAIGKTGARNRADAVRVADENGWL; encoded by the coding sequence GTGATCCGCCTGCTCATCGCCGACGATCAGGCACTCGTGCGCGGCGCCCTGTCGGCCCTGCTCGGTCTCGAACCCGACATCGAGGTGGTCGCCGAGGTGGGTCGCGGTGACGAGGTCGTGGATGCCGCCGTGCGATCGGCTGCGGACGTCGCCCTGCTCGACATCGAGATGCCGGGGATGGACGGGATCGCGGCGGCATCCGCGCTGCGCAGCGCCCTGCCGACCTGCCGGACGCTCATCGTGACCACCTTCGGGCGGCCGGGGTATCTGACGCGTGCGATGCGGGCGGGAGCGTCCGGCTTCGTCGTGAAGGACACGCCCGCGGCACAGCTCGCCGACGCCGTCCGACGGGTGGCGCAGGGGCTGCGGGTCGTCGATCCCGCCCTCGCCGCCGACTCGCTCGCGCAGGGCGAGTCTCCCCTGACGGCCCGCGAGACCGATGTGCTCGCGGTGGCCCGGACAGGCGGCTCGATCGCCGACATCGCGCAGATGCTGCACCTGAGCGAGGGCACGGTGCGCAACCATCTCTCCATGGCGATCGGCAAGACGGGTGCCCGCAACCGCGCCGACGCCGTGCGGGTCGCCGACGAGAACGGCTGGCTCTAG
- the malQ gene encoding 4-alpha-glucanotransferase, translated as MTDDAPTPDLVRLAAVHGIATEYWSFFGDRVQVPASTLRAVLAAMRVDASSDAAVTASLIAEEERVWRELLPASFVTRAGVGVLWVHVFDGHDVTVTVALEDGSERVLTIPEQRPAARLVDGILRWRVELPVPDDLPLGWHTVRAEQRPFGGAEADRTASAPFVITPDRLGDPPARGGRTRGWGLMAQLYSVRSRASWGLGDFADLADLAAIAGERGADFLLINPVHAAEVTSPIEPSPYRPATRRFVAPLYVRPEDIREVAYLTPTERAVVEAARGPVAAMNDDADRIDRDAVWAAKRLGLDAIFAVPLTPSRRAELDAFAAREGQPLQDFALWCALEEHYLGRERPAEVDDIRSPLVAELRTRLADRVAFHVWLQWIADQQVADAQAAAKAAGMAIGVMHDLAVGVHPQGSDAWSLREMYATGMAVGAPPDMYNQQGQTWNQPPWLPRALAEAGYAPLRDMIRTLLRHAGALRIDHVIGLFRLWWIPEGLSPAAGTYVRYDHEAMIGVLLLEADRAGAVLIGEDLGNVEPWVREYLSARGVLGTSVLWFEREGDGFRPPEQYRRSLLATVNTHDLPPTAGYLADEHVALRARLGLLTRTVEEELADADAERATMLALLRERGLLGADPSEAEVIAALNVLITASPSQLLGVALVDAVGERRAQNQPGTDREYPNWQIPLAGPDGRAVLLDELADDSRFDALTRAVDAHL; from the coding sequence ATGACCGACGACGCGCCCACCCCCGACCTCGTGCGCCTCGCCGCCGTGCACGGCATCGCGACGGAGTACTGGTCGTTCTTCGGCGATCGGGTGCAGGTCCCGGCATCCACCCTCCGCGCGGTGCTCGCGGCCATGCGCGTCGACGCCTCGTCGGATGCCGCGGTCACGGCATCCCTCATCGCCGAGGAGGAGCGGGTGTGGCGTGAACTGCTGCCTGCCTCGTTCGTGACGCGCGCCGGCGTCGGCGTGCTGTGGGTGCACGTCTTCGACGGGCACGACGTGACCGTGACGGTGGCTCTCGAGGACGGGTCGGAGCGCGTGCTCACGATCCCCGAGCAGCGCCCGGCCGCGCGGCTGGTGGACGGCATCCTGCGGTGGCGGGTCGAGCTGCCGGTACCCGACGACCTGCCGCTGGGGTGGCACACCGTGCGTGCGGAGCAGCGCCCGTTCGGCGGCGCCGAGGCCGACCGCACGGCATCCGCTCCCTTCGTGATCACGCCCGATCGCCTCGGCGACCCGCCCGCCCGTGGCGGGCGTACGCGCGGCTGGGGCCTCATGGCGCAGCTGTACTCCGTCCGCTCCCGGGCATCGTGGGGCCTCGGCGACTTCGCCGATCTCGCCGACCTCGCGGCGATCGCGGGCGAGCGCGGCGCCGACTTCCTGCTGATCAACCCCGTGCACGCGGCGGAGGTGACCAGTCCGATCGAGCCGTCGCCGTACCGCCCCGCGACCCGCCGCTTCGTGGCCCCGCTGTACGTGCGTCCCGAAGACATCCGCGAGGTCGCCTACCTGACGCCCACCGAGCGCGCCGTCGTCGAGGCCGCCCGCGGCCCCGTCGCAGCGATGAACGACGACGCGGACCGCATCGATCGCGACGCGGTCTGGGCCGCGAAGCGACTCGGCCTCGACGCGATCTTCGCGGTGCCGCTGACGCCGTCGCGCCGCGCCGAGCTCGATGCCTTCGCCGCGCGCGAGGGACAGCCGCTGCAGGACTTCGCCCTGTGGTGCGCGCTCGAGGAGCACTACCTCGGTCGCGAGAGGCCGGCCGAGGTCGACGACATCCGCTCCCCGCTGGTCGCCGAGCTGCGCACGCGCCTGGCCGACCGGGTCGCGTTCCACGTGTGGCTGCAGTGGATCGCCGACCAGCAGGTCGCCGATGCGCAGGCCGCAGCCAAGGCGGCGGGCATGGCGATCGGTGTCATGCACGACCTGGCCGTCGGGGTGCACCCGCAGGGGTCGGACGCGTGGTCGCTGCGGGAGATGTACGCGACCGGCATGGCGGTCGGCGCGCCGCCCGACATGTACAACCAGCAGGGCCAGACCTGGAATCAGCCGCCGTGGCTGCCGCGCGCGCTCGCCGAGGCCGGGTACGCCCCGCTGCGCGACATGATCCGCACGCTCCTGCGCCACGCCGGCGCGCTGCGCATCGACCACGTGATCGGGCTGTTCCGCCTGTGGTGGATCCCCGAGGGGCTGAGTCCCGCCGCGGGCACGTACGTCCGCTACGACCACGAGGCGATGATCGGCGTGCTGCTGCTCGAGGCCGACCGCGCCGGGGCCGTGCTCATCGGCGAGGACCTCGGCAACGTCGAGCCGTGGGTGCGCGAGTACCTGTCGGCGCGCGGCGTGCTGGGCACCTCGGTGCTGTGGTTCGAGCGCGAGGGCGACGGCTTCCGTCCGCCGGAGCAGTACCGCCGATCGCTGCTGGCCACCGTCAACACGCACGACCTGCCCCCGACCGCGGGGTACCTGGCCGACGAGCACGTCGCCCTTCGCGCACGACTCGGTCTGCTGACGCGTACGGTCGAGGAGGAGCTGGCCGACGCGGATGCCGAGCGGGCGACCATGCTGGCACTGCTGCGGGAGCGCGGCCTGCTGGGCGCAGACCCGAGCGAGGCGGAGGTCATCGCGGCGCTGAACGTGCTGATCACGGCATCCCCCTCGCAGCTGCTCGGGGTGGCGCTGGTGGATGCCGTCGGGGAGCGCCGGGCGCAGAACCAGCCCGGAACCGACCGCGAGTACCCGAACTGGCAGATCCCGCTCGCGGGACCGGACGGTCGTGCCGTGCTGCTGGACGAGCTCGCGGACGACTCGCGGTTCGACGCGCTCACGCGCGCCGTCGACGCCCACCTCTGA
- a CDS encoding DMT family transporter, with amino-acid sequence MEDKRLRWVLVTAIASVAWGSTYFVTRHVLPPDAALWGAVIRCLPAGLLVLLVTRRLPRGAWWWRSVVLGGLTVGGLNVLVYVAAQRLATSLAATIMSTSAAALLLLSWVLLRQRPALRAALGASLGIVGVVIMLQPGGGDADGWGIAASIVAMLSSSLGFVLTTRWGADVPPLTMTAWQLIAGSLVVAPVAIIVEGAPPPLDGPALLGFAYIILVATAVAYAAWFTGLSRLPGAVVGVIGLLNPVTGVLLGVVVAHEPFGPAQIVGLALVVVGVLIGTLAPTAPGPGPRPAPQPLVRGGRRRRA; translated from the coding sequence GTGGAAGATAAAAGGCTGCGATGGGTTCTCGTGACGGCGATCGCCTCCGTCGCCTGGGGGAGCACCTACTTCGTGACGCGTCATGTGCTGCCGCCCGACGCGGCGCTGTGGGGCGCGGTCATCCGGTGCCTGCCGGCGGGGCTTCTCGTGCTGCTCGTCACCCGGCGACTGCCGCGCGGCGCGTGGTGGTGGCGCTCGGTCGTGCTCGGCGGTCTCACCGTCGGGGGCCTCAACGTGCTCGTCTACGTCGCCGCACAGCGCCTCGCGACGAGTCTGGCCGCGACGATCATGTCCACCTCGGCGGCGGCGCTGCTGCTGCTCAGCTGGGTGCTGCTGCGGCAGCGGCCGGCGCTCCGGGCGGCGCTCGGCGCGTCGCTCGGCATCGTCGGCGTGGTCATCATGCTGCAGCCCGGCGGAGGGGATGCCGACGGGTGGGGCATCGCGGCATCCATCGTGGCGATGCTCTCCTCATCGCTCGGCTTCGTACTGACGACGCGGTGGGGAGCGGACGTGCCACCCCTGACGATGACGGCGTGGCAGCTCATCGCCGGCTCCCTCGTCGTGGCGCCGGTCGCGATCATCGTGGAGGGTGCACCGCCGCCCCTCGATGGACCGGCGCTGCTCGGGTTCGCGTACATCATCCTCGTCGCCACGGCGGTCGCCTACGCCGCGTGGTTCACCGGGCTGTCGCGGCTGCCCGGCGCGGTCGTCGGCGTGATCGGGCTGCTCAATCCCGTGACCGGTGTGCTCCTGGGCGTCGTCGTCGCGCACGAGCCGTTCGGTCCCGCGCAGATCGTCGGCCTCGCGCTCGTCGTGGTCGGGGTGCTCATCGGCACCCTCGCGCCCACCGCTCCGGGGCCCGGTCCCCGGCCAGCGCCCCAGCCGCTCGTCAGAGGTGGGCGTCGACGGCGCGCGTGA
- a CDS encoding MarR family winged helix-turn-helix transcriptional regulator translates to MQDHVDLVQEQWRRERPDLDPSPQGVIGRLHRLAAALTAELTAVYAQFGLSEAEFDLLASLRRAGAPYELPAGELADHTMVTTGGLTKRVDRLIERGLVVRTDAEDDRRRRLVRLTPEGVELIDRAFTAHLANEHRLLALLHAGDAAALRDASRRWLAALGHD, encoded by the coding sequence GTGCAGGATCACGTCGACCTCGTCCAGGAGCAGTGGCGCCGCGAGCGTCCCGATCTCGATCCGTCGCCGCAGGGCGTGATCGGCCGTCTTCATCGTCTTGCCGCGGCGCTGACGGCGGAGCTGACCGCCGTCTACGCGCAGTTCGGGCTGAGCGAGGCGGAGTTCGACCTCCTGGCATCCCTTCGCCGCGCCGGTGCGCCGTACGAGCTGCCGGCGGGCGAACTGGCCGACCACACGATGGTCACCACCGGCGGGCTCACCAAGCGTGTCGACCGCCTGATCGAGCGCGGCCTCGTCGTCCGCACGGATGCCGAGGACGATCGCCGCCGGCGCCTCGTGCGCCTCACCCCCGAGGGCGTCGAGCTCATCGACCGCGCGTTCACGGCCCACCTCGCCAACGAGCACCGCCTTCTCGCGCTCCTGCACGCGGGCGACGCCGCCGCCCTGCGCGACGCCTCCCGCCGCTGGCTCGCCGCCCTCGGCCACGACTGA